A single Pseudodesulfovibrio aespoeensis Aspo-2 DNA region contains:
- a CDS encoding glycosyltransferase family 4 protein — protein sequence MSESKRIWATLDPFFEPGPVLGRKVANTKFLRALLAVDPCDEYRFFLGDAGQADGLRAHVRKIAPDMLDAGRVRVLDRRELPRLLATEPVHCMHLSDCITSQPHAAALRNRYSRDIFPITGTIHSLSYSTFGTQFLRHLWAGTTRRDAIVCTSEPGREAVQRFFDWLRQGYGLDPEHFPAPQLARIPLAVDADELCPTRCEARSEAGSQGGPVRLLVFGRISHHSKMDLLPLLRALHRLVLAGMDPATVELVLAGWVDDGDDFLPTLRDLAANVGIPLTIAARPSEAEKVALFRSADIFISIADNPQETFGITLLEAGAFGLPVVASDYDGYRDIVVQDETGLLVPTIGPDSTPDADLLAPLTYDNQYHLLLAQRTVVEIPPLAAALKTLIESPDTRRAMGAAARQRVLDHYTWAGVIKQYAALWDGLWREPADPAPLRTMHHPLAMPYGTLFGHYPTRTLDPATLVRAGATGEAFYRGRDFPMLYSGLAGTIDPDAARKLVFLARKSVDTSTLIRKLVEAVPGMDQDSATVHILWSLKHDILERI from the coding sequence ATGTCCGAATCCAAGCGCATCTGGGCCACCCTGGACCCATTTTTCGAGCCCGGCCCGGTGCTGGGGCGCAAGGTGGCCAACACCAAGTTCCTGCGCGCGCTCCTGGCCGTGGACCCCTGCGACGAGTACCGCTTCTTCCTGGGCGACGCCGGGCAGGCCGACGGATTGCGCGCCCATGTGCGCAAGATCGCGCCGGACATGCTCGACGCGGGCCGGGTGCGCGTCCTGGACCGCCGCGAGCTGCCGCGCCTGCTCGCCACCGAGCCGGTCCACTGCATGCACCTGTCGGACTGCATCACCAGCCAGCCCCACGCCGCTGCCCTGCGCAACCGCTACAGCCGCGACATCTTTCCAATCACCGGCACCATCCACTCCCTGAGTTACTCCACCTTTGGCACGCAGTTCCTGCGCCACCTGTGGGCCGGGACCACCCGGCGTGACGCCATTGTCTGCACCTCGGAGCCGGGCCGGGAGGCGGTGCAACGCTTCTTCGACTGGCTGCGCCAGGGCTACGGGCTGGACCCGGAGCACTTCCCCGCGCCCCAGCTGGCGCGCATCCCCCTGGCTGTGGACGCCGATGAGCTCTGTCCGACCAGGTGCGAGGCCAGGAGCGAGGCCGGGAGCCAAGGCGGCCCGGTGCGCCTGCTCGTGTTCGGCAGGATATCCCACCACTCCAAGATGGACCTGCTGCCCCTGCTGCGCGCCCTGCACCGGCTGGTCCTGGCGGGCATGGACCCGGCCACGGTGGAGCTGGTCCTGGCCGGATGGGTGGACGACGGCGACGATTTCCTGCCCACCCTCAGGGATCTCGCGGCCAACGTGGGCATCCCCCTGACCATTGCGGCCAGGCCGAGCGAGGCGGAAAAGGTCGCCCTGTTCCGCAGCGCCGACATCTTCATCTCCATTGCCGACAACCCCCAGGAGACCTTCGGCATCACCCTGCTCGAAGCCGGGGCCTTTGGCCTGCCCGTGGTGGCCTCGGACTACGACGGCTACCGCGACATCGTGGTCCAGGACGAGACCGGGCTGCTCGTGCCCACCATCGGCCCGGACAGCACGCCGGACGCGGACCTGCTCGCCCCGCTCACCTACGACAACCAGTACCACCTGCTGCTGGCCCAGCGCACAGTGGTGGAGATCCCCCCCCTGGCCGCAGCCCTGAAGACGCTCATCGAATCCCCGGACACGCGCCGGGCCATGGGCGCGGCAGCCCGGCAGCGCGTGCTCGACCACTACACCTGGGCCGGGGTGATCAAACAGTACGCCGCCCTCTGGGACGGCCTGTGGCGCGAACCGGCAGACCCGGCTCCCCTGCGCACGATGCATCACCCCCTGGCCATGCCCTACGGCACCCTCTTCGGCCACTACCCCACCCGCACCCTTGACCCGGCGACCCTGGTCCGGGCCGGGGCCACGGGCGAGGCCTTCTACCGAGGCCGCGATTTTCCCATGCTCTATTCCGGGCTGGCCGGGACCATCGACCCGGACGCGGCCCGAAAACTCGTGTTCCTGGCCCGCAAATCCGTTGACACCAGCACCCTGATACGCAAACTTGTCGAAGCGGTGCCGGGCATGGACCAGGACTCGGCCACGGTCCACATACTCTGGTCGCTCAAACACGATATTCTTGAACGGATCTGA
- a CDS encoding aldehyde ferredoxin oxidoreductase N-terminal domain-containing protein: MIRDHFRIMKVDLTTGKANLIERDGRDQYLGGTGLAAMLFDEFGHMDRDWDDPDQPLIFTIGPLTGYYPLMSKTCCAFRSPYHNQYAESYAGGKSALSLRFADLDALVVVGKAKRLSALAVGSRLIEIRDVEYMRGFDALRTGRVIRKIFPGSGRRSILRIGPAGENLSAYACINVDTYRHFGRLGGGTVMGAKNLKAICILGDRGFDLPEGKAYSTLYKDIFKQLTTTEMMAKYHGLGTAVNINPLNALKSLPWKNLQQTSSPEADNISGERFAKDTLLRNAACAGCPVGCIHVGFVREQFQANNQYLYRQVSYDYEPIFSCGGMLEVTDAGQVLRILDVIEKEGLDNMSTGVALAWATEALEKGVISLDETVVPLTWGDAETYMKGVELISRPPNDFYRLLAQGSLKCAKKYGGEDFACVLGQEMAGYATGEVFFVSEALGFRHSHLDSGGYAYDQKHEDKDVTRALDFLVNDARERVVLNCMVGCLFSRGVYKDSVLAQALEAVGYGSLVGSLDAIGRRVQSLRWRLRLGMGYEPARVVIPKRYTEVTTWKGPIDTDYLEALRTGYAARIMEMGAPLPESEE, encoded by the coding sequence ATGATTAGAGACCACTTCCGCATCATGAAGGTCGATCTGACCACGGGCAAGGCCAACCTCATCGAACGGGACGGACGCGACCAGTACCTGGGCGGCACCGGGCTGGCGGCCATGCTCTTTGATGAATTCGGCCATATGGACAGGGACTGGGACGACCCGGACCAGCCGCTGATCTTCACCATCGGTCCGCTGACCGGCTATTACCCGCTCATGAGCAAGACCTGCTGCGCCTTCCGCTCGCCCTATCACAACCAGTACGCCGAGAGCTACGCGGGCGGCAAATCCGCCCTGTCGCTCCGGTTCGCGGACCTCGACGCATTGGTCGTGGTCGGCAAGGCCAAGCGGCTGTCTGCCCTGGCCGTTGGCTCGCGTCTGATCGAGATCCGCGACGTGGAATACATGCGCGGCTTTGACGCCCTGCGCACGGGCCGCGTCATCCGCAAGATATTCCCCGGTTCGGGCCGCCGCTCCATCCTGCGCATCGGCCCGGCGGGCGAGAACCTCTCGGCCTACGCCTGCATCAACGTGGACACCTACCGCCACTTTGGCCGCCTGGGCGGCGGCACGGTCATGGGAGCCAAGAATCTCAAGGCCATCTGCATCCTGGGCGACCGGGGCTTTGACCTGCCCGAGGGCAAGGCCTACTCCACCCTGTACAAGGACATCTTCAAGCAGCTCACCACCACGGAGATGATGGCCAAATACCACGGCCTGGGCACGGCGGTGAACATCAACCCGCTCAACGCGCTCAAAAGCCTGCCCTGGAAGAACCTGCAACAAACCAGCAGCCCCGAGGCGGACAACATCTCGGGCGAGCGGTTTGCCAAGGACACCCTGCTGCGCAACGCGGCCTGCGCAGGCTGCCCGGTGGGCTGCATCCACGTGGGCTTCGTGCGCGAGCAGTTCCAGGCCAACAACCAGTATCTCTACCGGCAGGTGAGCTACGACTACGAGCCCATCTTCTCCTGCGGCGGCATGCTTGAGGTCACGGACGCAGGCCAGGTCCTGCGCATCCTCGATGTCATCGAAAAGGAAGGGCTGGACAACATGTCCACGGGCGTGGCCCTGGCCTGGGCCACCGAGGCGCTGGAAAAGGGCGTCATCAGCCTGGACGAGACCGTGGTCCCCCTGACCTGGGGCGATGCCGAGACCTACATGAAGGGCGTGGAGCTGATCAGCCGCCCGCCAAACGACTTCTACCGGTTGCTGGCCCAGGGCTCCCTCAAGTGCGCCAAAAAATACGGCGGCGAGGATTTTGCCTGCGTCCTCGGCCAGGAGATGGCCGGATACGCCACGGGCGAGGTCTTCTTCGTGTCCGAGGCGCTCGGCTTCCGCCACTCCCACCTCGACTCGGGAGGCTACGCCTACGATCAGAAACATGAGGACAAGGACGTGACCAGGGCGCTCGATTTCCTGGTCAACGACGCCCGCGAGCGGGTCGTGCTCAACTGCATGGTGGGCTGCTTGTTCTCACGCGGGGTGTACAAGGACTCGGTGCTGGCCCAGGCCCTGGAGGCCGTGGGCTACGGCTCCCTCGTCGGCTCGCTCGACGCCATAGGCCGCCGGGTGCAGAGCCTGCGCTGGCGGCTGCGCCTGGGCATGGGCTACGAACCGGCCAGGGTGGTCATACCCAAACGCTACACCGAGGTGACCACCTGGAAAGGGCCCATCGACACCGACTACCTGGAGGCCCTGCGCACGGGCTACGCCGCCCGGATCATGGAAATGGGCGCTCCGCTGCCCGAGTCCGAAGAATGA
- a CDS encoding 4Fe-4S binding protein, which translates to MKALRAARMERCIGCHSCALACARQVHSVLSWNKSGIRIASAGGLSTGFEAKLCLACNPAPCAGACPTGSLTQRRDGGVIQKKNLCIRCGQCAKACPVDAIFLDHMVNPYVCIHCGRCVEFCPHDCLEMEDLPRADKATGGSDD; encoded by the coding sequence ATGAAAGCATTGAGGGCTGCGCGGATGGAGCGATGCATCGGCTGCCATTCGTGTGCGCTGGCCTGCGCGAGACAGGTCCATTCGGTCCTGTCGTGGAACAAGTCGGGCATCCGCATCGCCTCGGCGGGCGGACTGTCCACCGGATTCGAGGCCAAGCTGTGCCTGGCCTGCAATCCCGCGCCCTGCGCCGGGGCGTGCCCCACCGGCTCCCTGACCCAGCGGCGCGACGGCGGCGTCATCCAGAAGAAGAACCTCTGCATCCGCTGCGGCCAATGCGCCAAGGCCTGCCCGGTGGACGCCATATTCCTGGATCACATGGTCAACCCCTACGTCTGCATCCACTGCGGACGCTGCGTGGAATTCTGTCCCCACGACTGCCTTGAGATGGAAGATCTGCCCAGAGCGGACAAGGCCACCGGAGGTTCCGATGATTAG
- a CDS encoding class I SAM-dependent methyltransferase, producing the protein MNCRHCATSLSDVFINLGDQPPSNSFLAKDELGQPEETFPLKVFICPKCFLVQVDEHKKSSEIFNRSYVYFSSFSSSWLEHARQYTEMAVNRFTLGGSSLVVEIASNDGYLLQYMKASGIPCYGVEPSMATADAAREKGIESITEFFTTALAKTLVAERGRVDLLIGNNVLAHVPDINDFVHGVKAVLKPTGAATLEFPHLLQLVSQCQFDTIYHEHFSYLSLGTVQRIFAKQGLRVFDVEELSTHGGSLRVFACHADDIRPTSPAVTRVLQCERDAGMNSLAYYTAFQEQADIRKQDLLDFLHTQKKAGKRLAAYGAAAKGNTLLNYCGVDSSLIEFCVDASPHKQGLFMPGSRIPVLSPQALRERKPSFILILPWNLKTEITAQHRYIREWGGTFVTAIPRLGIVTD; encoded by the coding sequence GCCACGTCGCTCTCCGATGTTTTCATTAATCTAGGCGACCAGCCGCCGTCCAACTCGTTCCTCGCGAAGGATGAGCTGGGCCAGCCGGAAGAGACATTTCCCCTCAAGGTTTTCATCTGCCCGAAGTGTTTTCTGGTCCAAGTGGACGAACACAAGAAATCCTCGGAAATATTCAATCGCAGCTATGTCTATTTTTCCTCATTCTCATCTTCCTGGCTCGAGCATGCTCGGCAATACACAGAAATGGCCGTCAATCGATTTACACTTGGCGGCTCGTCGCTGGTAGTGGAGATCGCATCGAATGATGGCTATCTGCTGCAATATATGAAGGCGAGCGGCATTCCCTGTTACGGGGTGGAGCCGTCCATGGCCACTGCCGACGCAGCTCGGGAAAAAGGCATTGAATCCATCACCGAGTTTTTCACTACCGCCCTGGCAAAAACACTGGTAGCCGAGCGTGGTCGTGTTGATTTATTGATAGGCAACAACGTGTTGGCCCATGTGCCAGATATCAATGATTTTGTTCACGGCGTCAAAGCGGTGCTCAAGCCCACCGGAGCCGCAACGTTGGAGTTTCCTCACCTCTTGCAGCTCGTCAGTCAATGCCAGTTTGACACCATCTACCACGAGCATTTTTCCTATCTCTCTTTGGGCACGGTACAGCGTATTTTCGCAAAACAAGGGCTACGGGTATTCGATGTGGAGGAACTCTCCACACATGGCGGGTCGTTGCGGGTTTTTGCATGCCATGCCGACGACATCCGACCAACCTCGCCTGCCGTAACCCGGGTGCTCCAATGTGAACGCGACGCAGGTATGAACTCACTTGCCTACTACACCGCATTTCAGGAACAGGCAGACATCCGCAAACAGGATTTGCTTGATTTTTTGCATACGCAAAAAAAAGCGGGCAAGCGACTGGCTGCCTATGGTGCTGCAGCCAAGGGGAACACATTGCTAAACTACTGCGGTGTGGATTCCAGCCTGATCGAATTCTGCGTGGACGCTTCGCCGCACAAACAAGGACTGTTCATGCCAGGGAGCCGCATCCCGGTATTGTCCCCCCAGGCTCTTCGGGAGCGCAAGCCGAGCTTCATCTTGATCCTGCCATGGAATCTGAAAACGGAAATCACCGCGCAGCACCGGTATATCCGTGAATGGGGAGGCACGTTCGTCACGGCTATACCCCGGTTGGGGATCGTTACGGACTAG